The segment CCTGCGCCTGCTGCAGATACTGCGGCGCCAGGGTGACCAGCTCGGTCAGCTGCGCGAACAACGGCGGGATGGCCGCCGCGATGAAGCCCGCTATCCCGGCCAGGAACACGACGAACACCAGCACCGTCGCCAGCCACCGCCGCAGTCCGTGATTCACGCACCAAGACACCACCGGTTCCAGACCGAGCGCCAGGAAGAACGCGACGCCGATCAGGATGAGGATCGAGGACAACGACGCGGCGAGCTGAACCGCGCCGTAGGTGACGGCCACCCCGGCGGAGCCGGCCAGGCCGATGAAGAACGGGGAGCGGCGGTCGAACCGCTTCCCCGGCGCGCCGAGCGGCCGTTCGGGCGAGGCCATTTCGGCGGCTTGCAGTTCGGCCGCCGCGACCGGGCCCTCGTCGTCGTCGTGCGGCTGGGCCACCATGTCGTTGTGACCGTCGGCCGCGTCCGGTCGTTCGACACCGCCGGGGGGCGCCGCCGTGCTCATCTGAAGGCCGTATCAGCCGGCCGACGTCGGGACCACACCGGCGCCGGTCTTGACCCGGTCCCACGCACGGTGCAGCCCCAGCGCGGTGGTCAACTCGGCGGTGAAGCTCTTGTCGACGTCCTCGCCGATCACGAGGCCCGGCCCCTTGACCGGGATCTTGGCCCCCTTGAGCACCGCGCCGCCGTCGCCCCAGGCGGCCAGCGCCTTGCAGTGCCGGAACGCTTCCTGAAGCAGCACAACCTGTCTGGGATCCGGCGCGGTGCCGGATGCAATGATGACGCAGTCGAACTCGATGGACCGGGCGGTGGCGTAGGCGCGGTTGACGATGACGCTGCGGCGCCCGGCCTTCAGGACACCACCGACCGGGGCGATCACCAGCGGGATGATGCCCATTCCCTCGGCGGCTTTGGCGAGCTTCGCCACACCGGCCAGGTCCGATCCGGCGTCGGCGATGATGCCGATCTGGCGACCCTTCACCGGTCCCGGTTCGGCGACAACCTGGGACAGCGCCGGGGAGAGCGTCACGTCGGTCGGCGGGTTTCCCTCGGGCGCAGGCAATCCGAGGGCGGCCGCGACCTGCTCGCACAGGTCGGCGTCCACATTGGCCAGCACCTGCAGTTGGCGCTCCTTGATGCCCTGCTCGTACACCTTGCCCAGCTCGAAGCTGAACGCCTCGGCGATATGGGCCTGTTCGATCGGGGACAGGCTGCGGTAGAACATCGCGGCCTGGGAGAAATGGTCATCGAACGAAGCAGGTTGCGCCCGCTGCACCCGTCCCTCGATGACGCGGGGCACCTGCACATACCCGCCCTCGCGTTCCGTGGCGGGATGCGGCTCGTCACCGTCGATCGAGTTCGGGTGATAGGGCGCCAGACCGGTGTGCACCGCACTCTGATGCATACCGTCGCGCAGCATGTCGTTGACCGGGCAGTGCGGCCGGTTGATGGGCAGCTGGGTGAAGTTCGGACCGCCGAGCCGGGTCAGCTGCGTGTCCAGGTACGAGAACAGCCGGGCCTGCATCAGCGGGTCGTTGGTCACCTCGATACCCGGGACCAGGTTGCCGGTGTGGAAGGCGACCTGCTCGGTCTCGGCGAAGTAGTTGGTCGGGTTGCGGTCCAGGGTGAGTTTGCCGACCAATTGCACCGGCACCAGCTCCTCCGGCACGATCTTCGTCGGATCGAGCAGGTCGATGCCCTCGTAGGTGTCGGTGCCGTCATCCGGCATGATCTGCAGGCCCAGCTCGTATTCGAGCGGCGCCCCGGCCTCGATACCGTCGGCCATGTCGCGGCGGTGGAAATCGGGATCGCAGCCGGCAGCGATCTGCGCCTCCTCCCAGACCATCGAGTGCACCCCGGCGACCGGCTTCCAGTGGAACTTCACCAGTGCGGTCTCGCCCTTGACGTTGACCAGCCGGAAGGTGTGCACTCCGAAACCTTCCATCGTCCGGTAGGACCGCGGGATGCCGCGATCACTCATGTTCCAGAAGGTGTGATGGGTGGCTTCGGTGTGCAGGGAGACGAAATCCCAGAACGTGTCGTGGGCGGACTGGGCCTGCGGAATCTCGCGGTCCGGGTGCGGTTTTCCGGCATGGATGATGTCGGGGAACTTGATGCCGTCCTGGATGAAGAACACCGGCATGTTGTTGCCGACCAGGTCGAAGGTGCCTTCCTCGGTGTAGAACTTGACCGCGAACCCACGGGTGTCGCGCACCGTGTCGGCCGAGCCGCGGGACCCGAGCACCGTCGAAAAGCGGGTGAAGACAGGGGTTTTGGTCCCTCTCTTACCGAGGAAGCCGGCCTTGGTCACCGAGGCGGCGGTCCCGTAGGACTCGAAGACGCCGTGTGCCGCAGCGCCGCGCGCATGCACCACGCGCTCCGGGATGCGTTCGTGGTCGAAATGGGTGATCTTCTCGCGCAGGTGAAAGTCTTCCAGCAATGTCGGCCCGCGGGACCCGGCCTTGAGCGAGTGATCGGTATCGGGGAGCCGGACGCCTTGGGCGGTGGTCAGGAATGTTCCGGTCTGCGCGCGCGGCTCTGAGCCGACGAGATGATTGGTGTCCGTCCCGCTGGGACCGACCGGGGCGGGTGCGGATTGGTCGCGTTTGCGTGGTGTGGGCATCAGATTCTCCGAACCGAGACATGGGCTTTGCGTCCGGTGCGGTTACCCCGCTGTCAATTGCCGAAACTCTGCGCCGACTGTCGTCGCAGGACGGC is part of the Mycobacterium adipatum genome and harbors:
- a CDS encoding catalase, with the translated sequence MPTPRKRDQSAPAPVGPSGTDTNHLVGSEPRAQTGTFLTTAQGVRLPDTDHSLKAGSRGPTLLEDFHLREKITHFDHERIPERVVHARGAAAHGVFESYGTAASVTKAGFLGKRGTKTPVFTRFSTVLGSRGSADTVRDTRGFAVKFYTEEGTFDLVGNNMPVFFIQDGIKFPDIIHAGKPHPDREIPQAQSAHDTFWDFVSLHTEATHHTFWNMSDRGIPRSYRTMEGFGVHTFRLVNVKGETALVKFHWKPVAGVHSMVWEEAQIAAGCDPDFHRRDMADGIEAGAPLEYELGLQIMPDDGTDTYEGIDLLDPTKIVPEELVPVQLVGKLTLDRNPTNYFAETEQVAFHTGNLVPGIEVTNDPLMQARLFSYLDTQLTRLGGPNFTQLPINRPHCPVNDMLRDGMHQSAVHTGLAPYHPNSIDGDEPHPATEREGGYVQVPRVIEGRVQRAQPASFDDHFSQAAMFYRSLSPIEQAHIAEAFSFELGKVYEQGIKERQLQVLANVDADLCEQVAAALGLPAPEGNPPTDVTLSPALSQVVAEPGPVKGRQIGIIADAGSDLAGVAKLAKAAEGMGIIPLVIAPVGGVLKAGRRSVIVNRAYATARSIEFDCVIIASGTAPDPRQVVLLQEAFRHCKALAAWGDGGAVLKGAKIPVKGPGLVIGEDVDKSFTAELTTALGLHRAWDRVKTGAGVVPTSAG